A stretch of DNA from Deltaproteobacteria bacterium:
GATTCGATGTTGCCGCAGGAATGCAGCAGGGCCAGTTTGTCCGCCTTGTGGGCCAGGTCAACCATCTTTTTCAAATGAGGCAGGAATTTTTCCCGAAAGATTTTAGGGGAAACCAGTGTCCCGGAATAAAACCCCATATCGTCTCCAATAAAGATTCCCCCGACGTTTGGCAGCGTCATCAGTTCTTCAGCCCCGCGGTAGATTATGTCTGATATCTTCTCGATCACCGCATCCACCAAATCCGGCTGATCATATAAAGCATAGGAGAATGGAACCATGCCCATGAGCCAGGTTGTCCACTCAAACAACCCCCCAGGCAGCACCATGACCTTCATGCCTTCCGGGACCATGTCGGCAAGCTGTTTGGCGCCAAGGTTAATTATCCCGGGGCTCTCCGGCCACTCGTAATCTTTAAAGTCTTCCCAGCTCATGATCGGGCCCCTGTTGCTGTCCAGATAGGCCCTTCGGCCACCTTTAATTTTTGAAGATTTGCTTGCGAGCTGCAGGCGGAAACCAGGGAAGTTCAGTAAACCATGGGTGGTCACAAAGTCCCAGCCCACCGCTTCATAGAACCTGACCGATTGCTCGAGGAATTTAACCCCTTGCGCAATGGTCTCCTTGATCGAGGTCTCAGAGGGCTCCCTGCTGCTGGCCATGAGCTGGAGAAAGCTCCCGACCCTCTCCCCCAGAAGAGCGCTCATGATCCCCGAGTCCGCGAAAAGGTCACCCGCCGGCACCGGGCCAGGCGCCCGTCTAGTCACTGCCTTGCGAAAACGCTCGAAGTCCGGTTTCCAGCCTTCAGGTTTTACCTTGAAGCTCGTTTGACTTCCACTCATTTCCTGCTCCTTCATATTTTAATCAACTTACCGGCAGCTCATATCCTTGTCAATTATTACCCTTAAAAAGCTTTTCCTCGCCCCTGGCCGCTTGAAGCCTGGAAGTGTTCCAGTCCACTTAAAAGCCTAACCCGAAAACTCTCATGTTCGTGAGGCCGAATTAATTTGGCGATGCTATTATCTTGTTATTTTTTACTAAATTAAATAAAATAATAAAATAAGTAAAGCACTTATCCTCCATAGGTGCGGGCAGATTTTCAGGTAAAGGGTTTACTAAATTAAATAAAATAATAAAATAAGTAAAGCACTTATCCTCCATAGGTGCGGGCAGATTTTCAGGTAAAGGGGTTATTTTAACCCTGGAACATGGGAAAATATAAGGAGGGCATGATGTCCAAGCTTAAAATCCTGATCGCCGAAGATGACAAGACGACCCGGACTTTCTATGACAAGGCGCTGGACGATGAAGTCTTTGAGAAGCGCTTTGAAACAGACGGTGAAGAGGCCTTGAACGCCTATAAATCCTGGAAACCGGACATCCTGGTCCTGGACATCATGATGCCTGGCATAAGCGGCTACACGGTGCTTAAAACTGTTCGAATCCAAGAGAAAGACCAATCCGTAACCATCATCATGGCGACTTCTATGGATAAAGAGGAGGACGTCAAGGCCTGCCTCGAACTGGGAATCCAGGGCTATCTGGTTAAACCGGTTGATTTCAAGGGCGCGGGTGAAAGGATTTTAAGCTGGTATCGCAGCCACAAACAGGCGCAAGCCGAGGCTGAAGGGGAACAATCGAAAGGAGGCAGCGGATGAGAATAAGCCACAAATTATTATTAGGATTTGCAATAATTATTTTGTTTATAGGAGTTATTGGACTTGTCAATTGGAAGTCTTTTAAAAACATCGAGGGAATTCTTAATGAGTTAAATAATGATATTGTTCCCGGCGCACTGGCCATGACCGAGATGAAGGGCTCAGCCGAGCAGATAGCGCATAAGACCATTGAGTATATGTTAACTCATAATCCTGAAAGTAAAGCAGAAGTTCGGGCAGCCATGGAGGAACTGCAGAAAAGCACAGCCGAACATAAAGCGCATGAAAAGCATATTGGTTTAGAAGAAAAAAAAGAGGCAGAAAAACTTGAAGAGGAAGCAAAACAGCTTATTTCTAGAGCCAACGAAATCATTGACCTGAAGGACCGGAGAGTACCTCTAGACGTTCTATTAAAAAAAGAAAACGAAGAACTTCGCGAGGTCCTTTCCTCTTTTACCGGGTATGTCATAAGCCATAAGGCAGAGCACCTAGAAGAGCTAGCCATAGCAAATGCTCAAGTTTTTCAAATACAGGCCAGGGCTACTAAATATATTATTATAACAACTCTATTGCTCCTCGGTATAGCGGTTGGTCTGAGCCTTTTCATCTACCGTTCTATTTCCGGTCCGATTAATAAACTGCATAAAGGAACCGAGATGATAGCCCAAGGCAATCTGGACTATAGAGTAGGCACAGACGCTAAGGACGAAGTCGGCCAGCTTTTAAGAGCATTTGATGAGATGATCGAAAACCTGAAGAAAAAAACCACATCAATAGACAATCTCAATAAAGAGTTTGCCGAGCGCAAGCAGGCGGAGGAGGCACTGCGGAAGGAAAGATATGATCTCGACAAGCGGGTCAAGGAACTGAATTGCTTCTATGGCATTTCTAATCTTATCGAGCAGCCGAACATGTCATTAGAGGAGTTACTTCAAGGGGTAGTTGATCTCATTCCCCCTTCCTGGCAGTACCCGGAGATCACTTGCGCGCGCATTATATTCGAAACTCAAGAGTATCGAACCCAAAACTTCAGAGATACAATTTGGAAGCAAATCAGCGAGATCAAAGTGCATGGCGAGCGGGTTGGTACTCTGGAGGTATGTTACCTGAAAGAAAAACCGAAAAGCGATGAAGGCCCTTTCTTGAAGGAAGAAAAAAGTCTGCTCGATGAAATTATTGGACGATTGGGCAATGCCATCGAGTCTATGCAGACCGAGAAGGCGTTGCGTGAAAGCGAAGAACTCTTTAGAAAAATCACCACTTCCGCCCATGACGCCATTATTATTATTGATAATAATGGAAATATTTCCAACTGGAATGAAGCCGCGGAAAGGATATTCGGTTATTCAGGCCATGAGGTTCTAGGAAAGAATCTACACGAAACCTTGATTCCCGAACGCTTTCTGGAAGCTTACCAGAAGGCCTTTCCTCGGTTCCAGGTCACGGGTCAGGGGGCTGCCGTGGGTGAGACCCTTGAACTGGCGGCCGTTAAAAAGGACGGAACCGAAATCCCCATAGAACTTTCTCTTGCAGCTATAAGCTTGAAAGGAAAATGGAATGCCGTGGGGATAATAAGGGACATCACCGAGCGCAAGCAGGCCGAGGAGGCGCTGCGCCAGAGTGAAACCCGCTTCAGAGAGCTTTTTGAAAATATAAGCTGCGGCGTGGCGATCTATGAAGCCGTGAATAATGGAAATGACTTCGTGTTCAAGGACTATAACCGGGCCGGAGAGAAGATGGATGGAACAAGCAGGGAAGATGTCATCGGAAAGCGTATCACCGAGACGTTCCCTGGGGTAAAGGAGTTCGGCCTGTTTGAAGTCTTCCAGAGAGTTTGGAAAACCAGTGAACCAGAGCATCACCCCACCTCATTTTACCAGGACGATAGAATAACGGGCTG
This window harbors:
- a CDS encoding response regulator, whose amino-acid sequence is MMSKLKILIAEDDKTTRTFYDKALDDEVFEKRFETDGEEALNAYKSWKPDILVLDIMMPGISGYTVLKTVRIQEKDQSVTIIMATSMDKEEDVKACLELGIQGYLVKPVDFKGAGERILSWYRSHKQAQAEAEGEQSKGGSG